A stretch of Acropora muricata isolate sample 2 chromosome 7, ASM3666990v1, whole genome shotgun sequence DNA encodes these proteins:
- the LOC136923184 gene encoding glutamate receptor 2-like, with translation MKVRDNFTSPTNNVVLGLRQVIVPSGTASGKLDQLLLKWPEQIGDKYLAAQAFDAFQVLQKALEKEPCFSINASKVTTKDKENLLDCMKKVNLDGYTGEIKFDENGRRKRIHLEILNLRGNSFKKIGKWSNTQRAVFYDRALYDIKQRDRGSLDGSFHKVVVALDAPFVAIKQEEDGTISYEGFCIDLFEQLAKMLHFTYDIYICPDGQYGGITENGTWDGMMGELVNKRADIALAALTVSEVREKAVDFSVPFMHYTDDILLKRRSSDEDNTFDTQFLQPFHSDVWFATLVTLVGISVLTFALNYFSPYGYKDKNGQGTSEDFSFINSVWFTWSCMLQQGAETQPRNLSGRILAGCYWFFILVWVSTYTANLAAFFTVKNTQQGIKNLEDVLRSSYKIGIRDKSSTRDFFEASEFDQHRKIWHRIQTGNNKFKSTPQAIQWVREMEESLFIFDGPILRYTAKQPPCDLVSVPGLSTAKGYGLAFQAGSPNVSEFSLAILRLNEQGFLEKLRRKWWDDKNNCPVEQTTKLTRISLNSMVEVYIVLGVGMLVAFSIMIGEILWNRRQKRKLEIVSETNREPRGPDVLPSQPQDRAPTPGKPTEDTFL, from the exons atgaag GTCAGAGATAATTTCACTAGTCCCACAAACAATGTGGTCTTAGGGCTAAGACAGGTAATTGTACCGAGCGGAACGGCTTCTGGCAAGTTGGACCAACTTCTTCTGAAGTGGCCTGAGCAAATTGGGGACAAG TATCTGGCTGCGCAAGCTTTCGATGCCTTTCAAGTCCTCCAAAAAGCCCTAGAGAAAGAGCCCTGTTTTTCAATAAATGCCTCAAAGGTAACAACGAAAGACAAAGAGAATCTGTTAGACTGCATGAAAAAG GTAAATCTGGATGGCTATACAGGGGAGATTAAATTTGACGAAAATGGGCGACGAAAAAGAATTCATCTGGAAATTCTGAATCTCCGAGGCAATTCCTTCAAGAAG ATAGGAAAATGGAGCAATACTCAACGTGCTGTTTTCTACGACCGTGCTTTATATGATATAAAACAACGTGATCGAGGAAGTTTGGACGGCTCATTTCATAAAGTTGTTGTTGCACTG GATGCCCCGTTTGTTGCGATAAAACAAGAGGAAGATGGAACGATCTCTTATGAAGGATTTTGTATCGATTTATTTGAGCAACTGGCGAAAATGCTCCATTTCACTTACGATATCTACATATGCCCGGACGGGCAGTACGGCGGTATAACAGAAAACGGTACTTGGGATGGCATGATGGGAGAGCTGGTAAATAAG CGCGCAGATATCGCCCTCGCAGCTCTGACTGTTTCGGAAGTCCGAGAGAAAGCGGTCGATTTTTCGGTTCCTTTTATGCACTACACCGATGACATTCTCCTTAAAAGACGATCATCAGACGAAGACAACACTTTTGATACTCAGTTTCTGCAGCCGTTTCATAGCGACGTTTGGTTCGCAACACTTGTGACTCTGGTGGGGATTTCTGTGCTTACCTTTGCGCTCAATTATTTCAGTCCATATGGATACAAAGATAAGAATGGCCAAGGAACATCGGAAGACTTTAGTTTCATCAATAGCGTGTGGTTTACATGGAGTTGTATGCTTCAGCAGGGTGCTGAAACCCAGCCCCGAAACTTATCAG GTCGTATTCTTGCCGGCTGTTATTGGTTCTTCATCTTAGTATGGGTGTCAACCTACACTGCCAACTTGGCGGCCTTTTTCACCGTGAAAAACACCCAACAGGGAATAAAAAATCTTGAGGATGTCCTTCGCTCATCGTACAAAATAGGAATAAGGGATAAAAGCAGTACCAGGGACTTCTTTGAGGCAAGCGAGTTTGATCAGCATCGCAAGATCTGGCATCGAATTCAAACAGGCAACAACAAATTCAAAAGCACACCTCAAGCCATACAGTGGGTCCGAGAGATGGAAGAGTCATTGTTCATATTTGATGGTCCAATTTTGAGATACACGGCAAAACAGCCTCCATGTGATCTCGTATCAG TTCCAGGTCTCAGCACGGCCAAAGGCTATGGACTCGCTTTTCAAGCAGGTTCTCCAAATGTGAGTGAATTTTCCTTGGCTATCTTACGACTGAATGAACAAGGTTTTCTGGAAAAACTGAGGAGAAAATGGTGGGATGATAAGAACAACTGCCCGGTAGAACAAACAACAA AATTGACTCGGATAAGTTTAAACAGTATGGTGGAAGTATATATCGTGTTGGGTGTTGGAATGCTAGTGGCCTTCTCCATAATGattggggaaattctctggaatcGGAGACAGAAACGAAAGTTAGAAATCGTATCAGAAACCAACAGGGAGCCGAG GGGACCGGACGTTCTTCCCAGTCAGCCACAGGATCGCGCGCCAACCCCGGGAAAACCAACAGAAGATACTTTTTTGTGA